A genomic stretch from Amia ocellicauda isolate fAmiCal2 chromosome 23, fAmiCal2.hap1, whole genome shotgun sequence includes:
- the LOC136718826 gene encoding glutathione S-transferase A1 isoform X2, giving the protein MAVSSGWSRDGALMFQQVPMVEMDGMKLVQSKAIMNYISAKYNLYGKDLKERVMIDMYAEGLRDLMEMIMRLIILTPEEKQSTLKTIESKATDRYLPVYEKALASSDYLVGNQLSCADVHLFECILMLEEKFPSVLSNFPRLQAFQKRMRAVPAIHKFLQPGSQRKSPPDEVYLQNVKEILRF; this is encoded by the exons ATGGCTGTTAGCAGTGGCTGGAGTCGAG ATGGGGCTCTGATGTTTCAGCAGGTGCCGATGGTGGAAATGGATGGGATGAAGCTTGTGCAGAGCAAAGCCATCATGAACTACATCTCTGCAAAGTACAACCTGTATGGGAAGGACCTGAAAGAGAGAGTCAT GATTGATATGTATGCTGAAGGACTCAGGGACCTGATGGAAATGATAATGAGGCTCATTATCCTAACCCCAGAAGAGAAGCAGAGTACTCTTAAGACCATCGAGAGCAAGGCTACAGATCGCTATCTTCCAGTCTATGAAAag GCATTGGCTTCCTCTGACTATCTTGTTGGAAATCAGCTAAGCTGTGCTGATGTTCACttgtttgaatgtattttgATGTTGGAGGAGAAATTCCCTTCAGTGCTGTCCAACTTCCCTCGTCTACAG GCTTTTCAGAAAAGAATGAGAGCTGTGCCAGCCATACACAAGTTTCTGCAGCCTGGCAGTCAGAGAAAGTCACCGCCAGATGAAGTGTATCTACAAAACGTGAAAGAAATCCTGAGGTTCTGA
- the LOC136718826 gene encoding glutathione S-transferase 3 isoform X1 has product MAGKPTLYYFDGRGKMESIRWLLAVAGVEFEEVHFKTREQYEKMLHDGALMFQQVPMVEMDGMKLVQSKAIMNYISAKYNLYGKDLKERVMIDMYAEGLRDLMEMIMRLIILTPEEKQSTLKTIESKATDRYLPVYEKALASSDYLVGNQLSCADVHLFECILMLEEKFPSVLSNFPRLQAFQKRMRAVPAIHKFLQPGSQRKSPPDEVYLQNVKEILRF; this is encoded by the exons ATGGCAGGAAAACCCACTTTGTATTATTTCGACGGGAGAGGCAAGATGGAATCGATCAGATGGCTGTTAGCAGTGGCTGGAGTCGAG TTTGAAGAAGTTCATTTCAAGACCAGGGAGCAATATGAAAAGATGCTACATG ATGGGGCTCTGATGTTTCAGCAGGTGCCGATGGTGGAAATGGATGGGATGAAGCTTGTGCAGAGCAAAGCCATCATGAACTACATCTCTGCAAAGTACAACCTGTATGGGAAGGACCTGAAAGAGAGAGTCAT GATTGATATGTATGCTGAAGGACTCAGGGACCTGATGGAAATGATAATGAGGCTCATTATCCTAACCCCAGAAGAGAAGCAGAGTACTCTTAAGACCATCGAGAGCAAGGCTACAGATCGCTATCTTCCAGTCTATGAAAag GCATTGGCTTCCTCTGACTATCTTGTTGGAAATCAGCTAAGCTGTGCTGATGTTCACttgtttgaatgtattttgATGTTGGAGGAGAAATTCCCTTCAGTGCTGTCCAACTTCCCTCGTCTACAG GCTTTTCAGAAAAGAATGAGAGCTGTGCCAGCCATACACAAGTTTCTGCAGCCTGGCAGTCAGAGAAAGTCACCGCCAGATGAAGTGTATCTACAAAACGTGAAAGAAATCCTGAGGTTCTGA
- the LOC136718827 gene encoding glutathione S-transferase 3-like isoform X1 yields MAAKSTLYYFNGRGKMESIRWLLAVAGVEFQEVIFTTREQYEKLLHDGALMFQQMPMLEMDGMKLVQSKAIMNYISAKYNLYGKDLKERVRIDMYAEGLRDLMEMIINLLFLTPAEQPRALKIIESKATDRYLPVYEKALASSDYLVGNQLSCADVHLFECILMLEEKFPSVLSNFPRLQAFQKRMRAVPAIHKFLQPGSQRKPPPDEAYVKNVKEILRM; encoded by the exons ATGGCAGCAAAATCCACTTTGTATTATTTCAATGGGAGAGGCAAGATGGAATCGATCAGATGGCTGTTAGCAGTGGCTGGAGTCGAG TTTCAGGAAGTTATTTTCACGACCAGGGAGCAATATGAAAAGTTGCTACATG ATGGGGCTCTGATGTTTCAGCAGATGCCAATGCTGGAAATGGATGGGATGAAGCTTGTGCAGAGCAAAGCCATCATGAACTACATCTCTGCAAAGTACAACCTGTATGGGAAGGACCTGAAAGAGAGAGTCAG GATTGATATGTATGCTGAAGGACTCCGAGACCTGATGGAAATGATAATAAACCTGCTTTTCCTAACCCCAGCAGAACAGCCGCGTGCTCTTAAGATCATTGAGAGCAAGGCTACAGATCGCTATCTTCCAGTCTATGAAAAG GCATTGGCTTCCTCTGACTATCTGGTTGGAAATCAGCTAAGCTGTGCTGATGTTCACttgtttgaatgtattttgATGTTGGAGGAGAAATTCCCTTCAGTGCTGTCCAACTTCCCTCGTCTGCAG GCTTTTCAGAAAAGAATGAGAGCTGTGCCAGCCATACACAAGTTTCTGCAGCCTGGCAGTCAGAGAAAGCCGCCGCCCGATGAAGCATACGTAAAAAACGTGAAAGAAATCCTGAGGATGTGA
- the LOC136718827 gene encoding glutathione S-transferase A1-like isoform X2, producing MAVSSGWSRDGALMFQQMPMLEMDGMKLVQSKAIMNYISAKYNLYGKDLKERVRIDMYAEGLRDLMEMIINLLFLTPAEQPRALKIIESKATDRYLPVYEKALASSDYLVGNQLSCADVHLFECILMLEEKFPSVLSNFPRLQAFQKRMRAVPAIHKFLQPGSQRKPPPDEAYVKNVKEILRM from the exons ATGGCTGTTAGCAGTGGCTGGAGTCGAG ATGGGGCTCTGATGTTTCAGCAGATGCCAATGCTGGAAATGGATGGGATGAAGCTTGTGCAGAGCAAAGCCATCATGAACTACATCTCTGCAAAGTACAACCTGTATGGGAAGGACCTGAAAGAGAGAGTCAG GATTGATATGTATGCTGAAGGACTCCGAGACCTGATGGAAATGATAATAAACCTGCTTTTCCTAACCCCAGCAGAACAGCCGCGTGCTCTTAAGATCATTGAGAGCAAGGCTACAGATCGCTATCTTCCAGTCTATGAAAAG GCATTGGCTTCCTCTGACTATCTGGTTGGAAATCAGCTAAGCTGTGCTGATGTTCACttgtttgaatgtattttgATGTTGGAGGAGAAATTCCCTTCAGTGCTGTCCAACTTCCCTCGTCTGCAG GCTTTTCAGAAAAGAATGAGAGCTGTGCCAGCCATACACAAGTTTCTGCAGCCTGGCAGTCAGAGAAAGCCGCCGCCCGATGAAGCATACGTAAAAAACGTGAAAGAAATCCTGAGGATGTGA
- the LOC136718825 gene encoding glutathione S-transferase A1-like isoform X2, with the protein MAVSSGWSRDGALMFQQVPMVEMDGMKLVQSKAIMNYISAKYNLYGKDLKERVMIDMYAEGLRDLMEMIARIIMLTPEEQQSTLKTIESKATDRYLPVYEKALASSDYLVGNQLSCADVHLFECILMLEEKFPSVLSNFPRLQAFQKRMRAVPAIHKFLQPGSQRKPPPNEALLKTAKEVLRF; encoded by the exons ATGGCTGTTAGCAGTGGCTGGAGTCGAG ATGGGGCTCTGATGTTTCAGCAGGTGCCGATGGTGGAAATGGATGGGATGAAGCTTGTGCAGAGCAAAGCCATCATGAACTACATCTCTGCAAAGTACAACCTGTATGGGAAGGACCTGAAAGAGAGAGTCAT GATTGATATGTATGCTGAAGGACTCAGGGACCTGATGGAAATGATAGCAAGGATCATTATGCTAACCCCAGAAGAACAACAGAGTACTCTTAAGACCATCGAGAGCAAGGCTACAGATCGCTATCTTCCAGTCTATGAAAag GCATTGGCTTCCTCTGACTATCTGGTTGGAAATCAGCTAAGCTGTGCTGATGTTCACttgtttgaatgtattttgATGTTGGAGGAGAAATTCCCTTCAGTGCTGTCCAACTTCCCTCGTCTGCAG GCTTTTCAGAAAAGAATGAGAGCTGTGCCAGCCATACACAAGTTTCTGCAGCCTGGCAGTCAGAGAAAGCCGCCGCCCAATGAAGCGTTGCTAAAAACTGCGAAAGAAGTCCTGAGGTTCTGA
- the LOC136718825 gene encoding glutathione S-transferase 3-like isoform X1, which yields MAGKPTLYYFDGRGKMESIRWLLAVAGVEFQEVHFKTREQYEKMLHDGALMFQQVPMVEMDGMKLVQSKAIMNYISAKYNLYGKDLKERVMIDMYAEGLRDLMEMIARIIMLTPEEQQSTLKTIESKATDRYLPVYEKALASSDYLVGNQLSCADVHLFECILMLEEKFPSVLSNFPRLQAFQKRMRAVPAIHKFLQPGSQRKPPPNEALLKTAKEVLRF from the exons ATGGCAGGAAAACCCACTTTGTATTATTTCGACGGGAGAGGCAAGATGGAATCGATCAGATGGCTGTTAGCAGTGGCTGGAGTCGAG TTTCAGGAAGTGCATTTCAAGACCAGGGAGCAATATGAAAAGATGCTACATG ATGGGGCTCTGATGTTTCAGCAGGTGCCGATGGTGGAAATGGATGGGATGAAGCTTGTGCAGAGCAAAGCCATCATGAACTACATCTCTGCAAAGTACAACCTGTATGGGAAGGACCTGAAAGAGAGAGTCAT GATTGATATGTATGCTGAAGGACTCAGGGACCTGATGGAAATGATAGCAAGGATCATTATGCTAACCCCAGAAGAACAACAGAGTACTCTTAAGACCATCGAGAGCAAGGCTACAGATCGCTATCTTCCAGTCTATGAAAag GCATTGGCTTCCTCTGACTATCTGGTTGGAAATCAGCTAAGCTGTGCTGATGTTCACttgtttgaatgtattttgATGTTGGAGGAGAAATTCCCTTCAGTGCTGTCCAACTTCCCTCGTCTGCAG GCTTTTCAGAAAAGAATGAGAGCTGTGCCAGCCATACACAAGTTTCTGCAGCCTGGCAGTCAGAGAAAGCCGCCGCCCAATGAAGCGTTGCTAAAAACTGCGAAAGAAGTCCTGAGGTTCTGA